In Tsuneonella amylolytica, one genomic interval encodes:
- the smpB gene encoding SsrA-binding protein SmpB gives MARPKPETFDKQKTVAENRRARFDYFIEDKFEAGLMLTGTEVKSLRAGEATIADSYAEIRGGEVWLVNANVPEFSHGNRNNHEPKRPRKLLLNGREIAKMTGAVERKGMTLVPLSIYFNKTGRAKVELALAKGKQAQDKRATIKDRDWKRDKARLLRERG, from the coding sequence ATGGCCCGCCCCAAACCCGAAACCTTCGACAAGCAGAAGACCGTGGCCGAGAACCGGCGCGCGCGGTTCGACTATTTCATCGAGGACAAGTTCGAGGCCGGGCTGATGCTCACCGGCACCGAGGTGAAGTCCCTGCGTGCGGGCGAGGCGACGATCGCCGACAGCTACGCCGAGATCCGCGGCGGCGAGGTATGGCTGGTCAACGCCAACGTGCCCGAATTCAGCCACGGCAACCGCAACAATCACGAGCCCAAGCGGCCGCGCAAGCTGCTGCTCAACGGCCGCGAGATCGCCAAGATGACGGGGGCGGTGGAGCGCAAGGGCATGACGCTGGTGCCGCTGTCGATCTACTTCAACAAAACGGGCCGCGCGAAGGTCGAACTGGCTCTCGCGAAGGGCAAGCAGGCACAGGACAAGCGCGCCACGATCAAGGATCGCGACTGGAAGCGCGACAAGGCGCGGCTGCTGCGCGAGCGCGGCTAG
- a CDS encoding GreA/GreB family elongation factor: MGGDNPISPAGLAALKARYDHLLGIERPAIVEIVSWAAGNGDRSENGDYLYGRKRMREIDRELAHIARRMKRARVVDPAAQPDKSRAFFGATIELADEDDARRTVTLVGDDEQDAGAGQIGWSSPLARALRGAAVGDLRTVRLPAGEREWEVLAISYP, encoded by the coding sequence ATGGGGGGCGACAATCCGATCAGTCCGGCGGGCCTTGCCGCGCTCAAGGCGCGCTACGACCACCTGCTGGGCATCGAGCGGCCGGCGATCGTCGAGATCGTGAGCTGGGCCGCCGGCAACGGCGACCGCAGCGAGAACGGCGATTATCTTTACGGTCGCAAGCGCATGCGCGAGATCGACCGCGAGCTGGCGCACATCGCGCGCCGGATGAAACGGGCGCGCGTGGTGGACCCCGCCGCCCAGCCCGACAAGTCGCGCGCGTTCTTCGGCGCCACGATCGAACTGGCGGACGAGGACGACGCGCGGCGCACGGTCACGCTGGTGGGCGACGACGAGCAGGACGCCGGCGCGGGCCAGATCGGCTGGTCGAGCCCGCTCGCCCGGGCCCTGCGCGGAGCCGCCGTGGGCGACCTTCGCACCGTGCGTCTGCCCGCCGGCGAACGGGAGTGGGAAGTCCTCGCGATTTCCTACCCGTGA
- a CDS encoding DUF2062 domain-containing protein translates to MFGKASAWIQRNLPTREQMERSRWIRPFASRVLRSELWRFTRRSVPRGVALGMLVGIILPFAQILFSALLCLPIRANVPVAALTTFVTNPVTTPLIWVLAYKVGSWMLRVDAATIVAPVNSAIEHSEFGDMVQWLTGATLVTGFGLVVIAIIASAVSFVVSGWVWRHIVATRRARRLHARRAAVLEGQE, encoded by the coding sequence ATGTTCGGCAAAGCCTCCGCCTGGATACAGCGCAATCTCCCGACCCGCGAACAGATGGAGCGGAGCCGGTGGATCCGCCCCTTCGCCAGCCGCGTCCTGCGGTCCGAATTGTGGCGCTTCACGCGCCGGTCGGTGCCGCGAGGCGTCGCGCTCGGTATGCTCGTGGGCATCATCCTGCCCTTCGCCCAGATCCTGTTCTCCGCGCTGCTGTGCCTGCCGATCCGCGCCAACGTGCCGGTCGCCGCGCTGACGACGTTCGTGACCAATCCGGTGACGACGCCGCTTATCTGGGTGCTGGCCTACAAGGTGGGATCGTGGATGCTGCGGGTGGATGCGGCGACCATCGTCGCGCCGGTCAATTCCGCCATCGAGCACAGCGAATTCGGCGACATGGTCCAGTGGCTGACCGGGGCGACGCTGGTCACGGGCTTCGGCCTCGTGGTGATCGCGATCATCGCCTCGGCGGTCAGCTTTGTCGTCTCCGGCTGGGTCTGGCGGCATATCGTCGCGACCAGGCGTGCGCGCCGGCTGCACGCCCGCCGCGCGGCGGTGCTGGAGGGGCAGGAGTGA
- a CDS encoding lytic transglycosylase domain-containing protein has protein sequence MSSMVGNQFKSLRFIALAALAGTSPLAAQVYTSPGDAGRASMVAMQPTQAAASVSRWQQLTASDRMGFADYAGFALAYPAYPRMELIRGNAEKALERDAPGPEQVVAYFDRFEPITNPARARYALALSNMNRPEAREIARAAWRGGRMSSPAEAYLTGMFQGAFTPEDHDERMRSLLWQGEAEAAARQIGFTSPANRNLFMARLSLLQGSDPASIGLATPAGATADPGYVYNLARYYRRSGQGNRGQQLLATRAPFVRPPFDAQDMVTEMLTQAKSASASTAAAIASKVDDLFVAGTDISGLSYKLRDDYTSLMWLGGTKALWSMGDGNQAAPLFYRYGNAARTPQTRSKGFYWAGNASARAGNQAEANRYFEMAAKYPEFFYGQLALERLGRPLPNFQRVSLTTPTPQQVAAFNASPLAAAIRATARNGTDWRTERYFFVALADAAQDAAQMQLVANLARELGLEELAVVAGRSAPERGIEGFTRVGFPVVQIPAGSDYTMVHAIARQESEFDRDRVSHAGARGIMQLMPGTANEQAGKMGMAYMSSSLTGDPQYNIRLGDGYFARMMDYYGGSYPLAVAAYNAGAGNVNKWLRANGDPRQGGIDWLRWIEEIPIFETKNYVQRVLENAVVYEALHPERIKYGAQPKTISQFVGKRSPG, from the coding sequence ATGTCCAGCATGGTCGGTAATCAATTCAAATCGCTTCGTTTCATTGCCCTTGCCGCGCTGGCGGGCACGTCTCCGCTGGCAGCGCAGGTCTATACGTCGCCCGGTGACGCCGGGCGCGCCTCGATGGTCGCGATGCAGCCCACGCAGGCCGCCGCATCTGTGTCGCGCTGGCAGCAGTTGACCGCCAGCGACCGGATGGGCTTCGCCGACTACGCGGGCTTCGCGCTCGCCTATCCTGCTTACCCTCGCATGGAGCTGATCCGCGGCAACGCGGAAAAGGCGCTGGAACGCGATGCGCCCGGGCCCGAGCAGGTGGTCGCCTACTTCGACCGGTTCGAGCCGATCACGAACCCGGCACGGGCGCGCTATGCCCTCGCGCTGTCGAACATGAACCGCCCCGAAGCCCGCGAGATCGCGCGTGCCGCGTGGCGCGGGGGACGGATGAGCAGCCCGGCCGAAGCCTATCTCACCGGCATGTTCCAGGGCGCCTTCACCCCCGAAGATCACGACGAGCGCATGCGTTCGCTGCTGTGGCAGGGCGAGGCGGAGGCCGCCGCCCGCCAGATCGGGTTCACCAGCCCCGCCAACCGCAACCTGTTCATGGCGAGGCTCTCTTTGCTGCAGGGGTCGGACCCGGCGAGCATAGGTCTGGCCACGCCCGCCGGGGCGACCGCCGATCCGGGCTACGTCTACAACCTTGCGCGCTATTATCGCCGGAGCGGCCAAGGCAATCGCGGGCAGCAGCTGCTCGCCACGCGCGCGCCGTTCGTCCGCCCGCCGTTCGATGCGCAAGACATGGTCACCGAGATGCTGACGCAGGCCAAGAGTGCGTCGGCCAGCACCGCCGCGGCGATCGCGAGCAAGGTCGACGACCTGTTCGTGGCCGGCACCGACATTTCGGGCCTCAGCTACAAGCTGCGCGACGACTATACCTCGCTGATGTGGCTCGGCGGCACGAAGGCGCTGTGGTCGATGGGCGACGGCAACCAGGCCGCGCCGCTGTTCTACCGCTATGGCAACGCCGCGCGCACGCCGCAGACGCGCAGCAAGGGGTTCTATTGGGCCGGCAACGCCTCCGCCCGGGCAGGCAACCAGGCCGAGGCCAACCGCTATTTCGAGATGGCAGCGAAGTATCCCGAATTCTTCTACGGCCAGCTCGCGCTCGAACGGCTGGGCCGGCCGCTGCCGAACTTCCAGCGAGTCTCGCTGACCACCCCCACGCCGCAGCAGGTCGCCGCGTTCAACGCCAGCCCGCTCGCCGCCGCGATCCGCGCGACGGCGCGCAACGGCACCGACTGGCGGACCGAGCGGTATTTCTTCGTCGCGCTGGCCGATGCGGCGCAGGATGCGGCGCAGATGCAGCTCGTCGCCAACCTGGCGCGCGAGCTGGGGCTGGAAGAACTGGCCGTCGTGGCTGGGCGCAGCGCGCCGGAACGCGGGATCGAAGGCTTTACACGGGTGGGTTTCCCGGTCGTCCAGATTCCGGCGGGCAGCGACTACACGATGGTCCACGCCATCGCCCGGCAGGAAAGCGAATTCGACCGCGACCGGGTGAGCCATGCCGGCGCGCGCGGTATCATGCAGCTGATGCCGGGCACCGCCAACGAGCAGGCCGGCAAGATGGGCATGGCCTACATGTCGTCGAGCCTCACCGGCGATCCGCAGTACAACATTCGCCTCGGCGACGGGTATTTCGCCCGGATGATGGACTACTACGGCGGCAGCTATCCGCTGGCGGTCGCGGCGTACAATGCGGGCGCGGGCAACGTGAACAAGTGGCTGCGCGCGAACGGCGATCCGCGACAGGGCGGCATCGACTGGCTGCGCTGGATCGAGGAGATACCCATCTTCGAGACGAAGAATTACGTCCAGCGCGTGCTCGAGAACGCGGTCGTCTACGAAGCGCTGCATCCCGAGCGGATCAAGTACGGCGCGCAGCCCAAAACGATCTCGCAGTTCGTCGGCAAGCGCAGCCCCGGCTGA
- a CDS encoding type II toxin-antitoxin system HicB family antitoxin, translating into MRMRFFEAPSRTRLPRQADVRDYRVYVEPLIERLGGGFVAYAPELRGCIADGETPQEALAAIYDAIECWLEEDAVDLTSQIPVKQSA; encoded by the coding sequence ATGCGTATGCGTTTTTTTGAAGCCCCCAGTCGCACGCGGCTACCTCGTCAAGCCGACGTCCGCGATTATCGGGTCTATGTTGAGCCGCTTATCGAGCGCCTTGGCGGTGGGTTTGTCGCGTACGCTCCCGAATTACGGGGCTGCATTGCGGACGGGGAGACACCGCAGGAAGCCTTGGCAGCCATTTACGATGCCATCGAGTGCTGGTTAGAAGAAGATGCAGTTGATCTGACTTCGCAAATTCCCGTGAAACAGTCCGCTTGA
- a CDS encoding hybrid sensor histidine kinase/response regulator — protein MTIDAAAPSRLYAVLAGAAVVTAAALWLATGGIAAPLGFLGGVAVLLAGIAALVRLRPAGRSDELAPPDWSVTVAAIERPREGVAIVDRANRLVCANRTYTDWFGPGTAPPNLTLDRAGLEALSRAVREAWREGAGETGRIESADGSAAWSARAERAGRGDDYLVWRFEGLADEDFVADVARSIAGTLGTLLSRSGVEAAVVSPDGLVRAASGGFALRAAGDASATLAGQDFATLLRADERERIYFAREGRRGNPQTLIHVPLGDATDPRAPGADESAGLMLLLDAGIGLGGAAEPAGGAATPQLEALLGALPLGLAMTDRDGRMLFANAPFRRAAGIEGIALPQFPSDLVVREDKAAIVDAVRRFGKGPASSTDMAVRLRGSPDEPVSLGIAGVRGLGDAATLLSLVDTTEEARLKRQVAQATKMQAVGQLAGGVAHDFNNVLTAVIGTCDLMLLRHTPGDSDYDDINQIRANSNRAAALTRQLLAFSRQQTLRPEVLQLPDVVSEVSQLLKRLLGEKIELKVHHDRELGAVRADPQQLEQVIVNLAANARDAMQSRGDGTGKLSIATRRVTARDVRKMGSEILPEGDYTVLVVQDSGGGIPEEHLAKIFEPFFTTKEGRGGAMLGGTGLGLSTVYGIVKQSGGFIFADNMPATHGARAGARFSVYLPVHHGEVPRKAKVEAKPAAQWSGGGKLLLVEDEDMVRAVAERALVRAGYEVTACSDGEDGLAAVANGGTFDLVVSDVVMPGMDGPAMAKAIRRLHPDLPVLFMSGYAEEQLRRDIDIADMHFIAKPFSVQDISDKVGAVLGAARG, from the coding sequence GTGACCATCGACGCTGCGGCGCCTTCCCGGCTCTATGCGGTGCTGGCCGGGGCGGCGGTCGTCACGGCGGCTGCGCTGTGGCTGGCGACCGGCGGCATCGCGGCGCCGCTGGGATTCCTGGGCGGCGTGGCCGTTCTGCTCGCCGGCATCGCCGCGCTCGTCCGCTTGCGCCCGGCGGGCCGCAGCGACGAACTCGCGCCGCCCGACTGGTCGGTCACCGTGGCCGCCATCGAGCGCCCGCGCGAAGGCGTCGCCATCGTCGACCGGGCGAACCGGCTGGTCTGCGCCAACCGCACCTACACTGACTGGTTCGGGCCCGGCACCGCGCCGCCGAACCTGACGCTCGACCGCGCCGGGCTGGAGGCGCTGTCGCGCGCCGTGCGTGAGGCCTGGCGCGAAGGGGCGGGGGAGACCGGCCGGATCGAAAGCGCCGACGGCTCGGCGGCATGGTCGGCCCGGGCCGAGCGCGCGGGGCGGGGCGACGACTACCTCGTCTGGCGGTTCGAAGGGCTGGCCGACGAGGATTTCGTGGCCGACGTCGCGCGCTCGATCGCGGGCACGCTGGGGACGCTCCTGTCGCGCAGCGGAGTGGAAGCGGCGGTCGTCTCGCCCGACGGGCTGGTGCGTGCGGCCTCCGGCGGCTTCGCCCTGCGTGCAGCGGGCGATGCGTCGGCCACGCTGGCCGGGCAGGACTTCGCCACGCTGCTGCGCGCCGACGAGCGCGAGCGCATCTATTTCGCGCGCGAGGGGCGGCGCGGTAATCCGCAGACGCTGATCCACGTGCCGCTCGGCGATGCGACCGACCCGCGCGCGCCGGGTGCGGACGAATCTGCCGGGCTGATGCTGCTGCTCGATGCGGGGATCGGGCTGGGCGGGGCGGCGGAGCCTGCGGGCGGCGCGGCGACCCCGCAGCTCGAGGCTCTGCTGGGCGCGCTGCCGCTGGGTCTCGCGATGACCGACCGCGACGGGCGGATGCTGTTCGCCAACGCGCCCTTCCGCCGCGCCGCCGGGATCGAGGGGATCGCGCTGCCGCAGTTTCCGAGCGATCTCGTGGTGCGCGAGGACAAGGCCGCGATCGTCGACGCGGTGCGGCGTTTCGGCAAGGGACCGGCAAGTTCGACCGACATGGCCGTGCGCCTGCGCGGATCGCCCGACGAGCCGGTCAGTCTCGGCATCGCGGGCGTGCGCGGATTGGGGGATGCCGCGACGCTCCTCAGCCTGGTCGACACGACCGAGGAAGCGCGACTGAAGCGCCAGGTCGCGCAGGCGACGAAAATGCAGGCCGTCGGCCAGCTGGCGGGCGGGGTGGCGCACGACTTCAACAACGTGCTGACCGCGGTGATCGGCACTTGCGACCTCATGCTGCTGCGCCACACGCCGGGCGACAGCGACTACGACGACATCAACCAGATCCGCGCGAATTCCAACCGCGCCGCCGCGCTCACCCGCCAGCTTCTCGCCTTCAGCCGCCAGCAGACCCTGCGGCCCGAAGTGCTCCAGCTGCCCGATGTGGTGAGCGAGGTCAGCCAGCTCCTGAAGCGCCTGCTGGGCGAGAAGATCGAACTGAAGGTGCACCACGACCGCGAACTGGGCGCGGTGCGCGCCGATCCGCAGCAGCTGGAGCAGGTCATCGTGAACCTCGCCGCCAATGCGCGCGATGCCATGCAGTCGCGCGGCGACGGCACCGGCAAGCTGTCGATCGCCACCCGCCGGGTCACCGCCCGCGACGTGCGCAAGATGGGCTCCGAAATCCTGCCGGAAGGCGACTACACCGTGCTGGTCGTGCAGGATTCGGGCGGCGGCATCCCGGAGGAACACCTGGCCAAGATCTTCGAGCCGTTCTTCACCACCAAGGAGGGGCGCGGCGGCGCCATGCTCGGCGGGACCGGCCTCGGGCTGTCCACCGTCTACGGCATCGTCAAGCAGTCGGGCGGCTTCATCTTCGCCGACAACATGCCCGCCACCCACGGCGCCCGCGCCGGCGCGCGCTTCAGCGTGTACCTGCCGGTCCACCACGGCGAAGTGCCACGCAAGGCGAAGGTCGAGGCCAAACCGGCCGCGCAATGGTCGGGTGGGGGCAAGCTGCTGCTGGTGGAGGACGAGGACATGGTCCGCGCCGTCGCCGAACGCGCGCTCGTCCGCGCAGGCTACGAAGTAACCGCCTGCAGCGACGGCGAGGACGGCCTGGCCGCGGTGGCGAACGGCGGCACCTTCGACCTCGTCGTCAGCGACGTCGTGATGCCGGGGATGGACGGCCCCGCGATGGCCAAGGCGATCCGCCGCCTTCACCCCGACCTGCCGGTCCTGTTCATGTCGGGCTATGCCGAGGAACAGCTGCGGCGCGACATCGACATCGCCGACATGCACTTCATCGCGAAGCCGTTCAGCGTGCAGGACATCTCCGACAAGGTCGGCGCGGTCCTCGGCGCGGCGCGGGGTTGA
- the dapA gene encoding 4-hydroxy-tetrahydrodipicolinate synthase — protein MFSGSIPALVTPFRDGSFDERAFRKLVDWQIDSGSKALVPCGTTGEASTLSNAEHHRVIEVCVEQAAGRVPVIAGCGSNDTMNALLHMNFSKKAGAAAALCVAPYYNRPKQAGLMAHFSYLAEHCDLPIVLYNVPGRTVTDIEPETVCALAKKYPGKIVGIKDASGDLSRVVDHRMGIGKDFCQLSGDDELSLPANAAGAVGCISVTANVAPALCAEFQEACAANDLARARDLNDRLYPLHYAMFEDASPAPVKYALSRVFPEISPAVRLPLVECSDAAKREVDAALEHAGLV, from the coding sequence ATGTTCAGTGGCTCGATACCCGCTCTTGTGACTCCTTTTCGCGACGGGTCGTTCGACGAACGCGCGTTCCGCAAGCTCGTCGACTGGCAGATCGACAGCGGCTCGAAGGCGCTGGTCCCGTGCGGCACGACGGGCGAGGCATCGACCCTGTCCAACGCCGAACATCACCGCGTGATCGAGGTCTGCGTCGAACAGGCCGCCGGCCGCGTGCCGGTGATCGCGGGGTGCGGCAGCAACGACACGATGAACGCGCTGCTCCACATGAACTTTTCCAAGAAGGCCGGCGCCGCCGCCGCGCTGTGCGTGGCGCCCTATTACAACCGGCCCAAGCAAGCCGGGCTTATGGCGCATTTCAGCTACCTTGCCGAACACTGCGACCTGCCGATTGTGCTCTACAACGTGCCGGGCCGCACCGTGACCGACATCGAACCCGAAACGGTCTGCGCGCTCGCCAAGAAGTACCCGGGCAAGATCGTCGGCATCAAGGATGCGAGCGGCGACCTTTCCCGCGTGGTCGATCACCGGATGGGGATCGGCAAGGACTTCTGCCAGCTGTCCGGCGACGACGAATTGTCGCTGCCGGCCAACGCGGCAGGCGCGGTCGGCTGCATCTCGGTCACCGCCAACGTCGCCCCGGCGCTGTGCGCTGAATTCCAGGAGGCGTGCGCCGCCAACGATCTGGCCCGCGCGCGCGATCTCAACGACCGGCTCTATCCGCTGCACTACGCCATGTTCGAAGATGCCAGCCCCGCGCCGGTCAAGTACGCTCTCAGCCGGGTTTTCCCCGAAATCAGCCCGGCGGTCCGCCTGCCGCTGGTCGAATGCAGCGACGCGGCGAAGAGGGAGGTCGACGCCGCGCTGGAGCATGCGGGTTTGGTTTAG
- a CDS encoding RNA polymerase sigma factor, with product MTLTSQDGSYRAAAEQFGGAIARLARGYEADPGLADDLVQDIHAALWRSFAYFEGQCSVRSWVYRIAHNTAVSHVQSRMRQGRGGLVSLEDIEPVASDIDTEATADASQTSTRLMATIHRLAPADRQVMLLYLEDLTAAEIGEVTGLSAAAVATRIHRIKGLLARQFSTQEDNR from the coding sequence ATGACGCTCACATCACAGGACGGGTCCTACCGCGCCGCAGCCGAGCAATTCGGCGGCGCGATCGCCCGGCTGGCGCGCGGATACGAGGCGGACCCCGGTCTTGCCGACGACCTCGTCCAAGACATCCACGCCGCGCTCTGGCGCAGCTTCGCCTATTTCGAGGGGCAATGCTCGGTGCGCAGCTGGGTCTACCGGATCGCGCACAACACCGCCGTCAGCCACGTCCAGTCGCGGATGCGGCAAGGTCGCGGCGGGCTGGTCTCGCTGGAGGACATCGAACCGGTTGCATCCGACATCGATACCGAGGCTACTGCCGACGCCAGCCAGACCTCGACCCGCCTGATGGCGACGATCCACCGCCTCGCCCCCGCGGACCGCCAGGTCATGCTGCTCTATCTGGAAGACCTGACCGCTGCCGAGATCGGCGAGGTGACTGGCCTGTCCGCCGCCGCGGTCGCCACCCGCATCCACCGCATCAAGGGCCTGCTCGCCCGCCAGTTTTCGACCCAGGAGGACAACCGATGA
- a CDS encoding invasion associated locus B family protein, with product MRTVALFCCVAFAALAAVPLAAKDSLGMFGQWGAFRDPGAGRCYAIAVPQKSRAARETEPFASVGTWPGRGVRGQFQARLSRKLADKPGVTLSLGGRRFALVGGGTDAWAADKAMDAAILAAMRSARAMTVSARDTLGRRFSDSYALDGAATAMDAASVGCARVRR from the coding sequence GTGCGAACGGTCGCCCTCTTTTGCTGTGTCGCCTTCGCCGCGCTCGCCGCCGTCCCCCTCGCCGCGAAGGACAGCCTCGGGATGTTCGGACAATGGGGCGCGTTCCGCGATCCCGGTGCCGGGCGCTGCTATGCCATCGCGGTCCCGCAAAAGAGCCGGGCCGCGCGCGAGACCGAGCCGTTCGCGAGCGTCGGCACCTGGCCGGGGCGCGGCGTGCGGGGCCAGTTCCAGGCGCGGTTGTCCCGCAAGCTGGCGGACAAGCCAGGCGTCACGCTCTCGCTCGGGGGCAGGCGCTTCGCCCTCGTCGGCGGCGGGACCGACGCGTGGGCGGCCGACAAGGCGATGGACGCCGCGATCCTCGCGGCCATGCGGTCCGCACGTGCGATGACGGTGAGTGCCCGCGACACCCTCGGCCGGCGCTTTTCCGACAGCTACGCACTCGACGGCGCGGCGACCGCCATGGACGCGGCCAGCGTCGGCTGCGCGCGCGTGCGCCGCTGA
- a CDS encoding type II toxin-antitoxin system HicA family toxin: MARAEKLLERMRANPRDWQIDDVVAVCRAYGLACKSPKRGSHFKVEHPAIDGKLTIPARKPIKSVYILLLVEMIDKLG, encoded by the coding sequence ATGGCTCGTGCAGAGAAATTGCTCGAAAGGATGCGGGCCAATCCGCGAGACTGGCAGATCGATGATGTCGTTGCAGTTTGTCGAGCCTACGGTTTGGCTTGTAAATCTCCCAAGCGGGGATCGCACTTCAAGGTTGAACACCCGGCAATCGACGGCAAATTGACAATCCCCGCCCGCAAACCCATTAAATCGGTATACATCCTCCTGCTCGTAGAGATGATCGACAAGCTGGGATAA